In Asanoa sp. WMMD1127, one genomic interval encodes:
- a CDS encoding MmpS family transport accessory protein yields the protein MESPAQAAPPMTSAPPAQPVSGGPAHPAPPITSAPPAQPVSGGPAHPAPPVWAQSAATAPDDEPPTLATPIPGTDTRPETATPAGSFSVPPATAADAPPPEPPRPPTFGGQPTTPLPPPTAPMPQQPQQRGSTPIFTPGSAPVYPSAPAGYPTSAPPGYSTDTPPGGPTYPKTSPLPPHEAAQSSPYARPPGTPPDAPFAPPDPAAAYAPQANPYAPPPPQANPYAPSGPAAPYNPYNAAPAYDQPVKRKRGNGPIIALVVVLALLFCGGVATAGVLLVANRANDDDPVVTQPTNPNLPDPDPQGPDTDPVPPTDEPDDPGIPTQLPGLPGVAGKTVVYEVTGSGRADITYVDDLAGQTRELKNEKLPWKRQFTSTEGSLLLTVSATRSNGDNEDLGCRITVDGREAAAEDGSIIGAFCIGTIFN from the coding sequence GTGGAGTCGCCGGCGCAGGCCGCGCCGCCGATGACCTCGGCACCGCCGGCGCAGCCGGTGAGTGGCGGACCGGCCCACCCCGCGCCGCCGATCACGTCGGCACCGCCGGCGCAGCCGGTGAGTGGCGGACCGGCCCACCCCGCGCCGCCGGTCTGGGCCCAAAGCGCCGCCACCGCGCCGGACGACGAGCCGCCGACGCTGGCCACGCCCATACCGGGCACCGATACCCGGCCCGAGACCGCGACGCCCGCAGGCTCCTTCAGCGTGCCGCCGGCCACGGCGGCCGACGCGCCGCCGCCGGAACCACCGCGACCCCCGACGTTCGGCGGCCAACCGACCACTCCACTACCGCCGCCCACGGCACCGATGCCGCAACAGCCGCAGCAGCGCGGCAGCACGCCGATCTTCACCCCCGGCTCCGCGCCGGTCTATCCGAGCGCGCCGGCCGGCTACCCGACCAGCGCCCCGCCCGGCTATTCCACCGACACGCCCCCGGGCGGACCGACCTACCCGAAGACCTCGCCGCTCCCCCCGCACGAGGCGGCCCAGAGCAGCCCCTACGCCCGGCCGCCCGGCACCCCGCCGGACGCCCCGTTCGCTCCCCCGGACCCGGCCGCCGCCTACGCGCCCCAGGCCAACCCCTACGCCCCGCCGCCGCCCCAGGCCAACCCCTACGCGCCGAGCGGGCCGGCCGCGCCGTACAACCCGTACAACGCGGCGCCCGCCTATGACCAGCCCGTCAAGCGCAAGCGCGGCAACGGCCCGATCATCGCCCTCGTCGTCGTGCTCGCCCTGCTCTTCTGCGGCGGCGTCGCCACCGCGGGCGTCCTGCTGGTGGCCAACCGCGCCAACGACGACGACCCGGTGGTCACCCAGCCGACCAACCCGAACCTTCCGGACCCGGACCCGCAAGGCCCCGACACCGACCCCGTGCCGCCGACCGACGAGCCGGACGACCCGGGCATTCCGACCCAGCTTCCGGGCCTGCCGGGCGTCGCCGGCAAGACCGTCGTCTACGAGGTGACCGGCAGCGGCCGGGCGGACATCACGTACGTCGACGATCTCGCCGGGCAGACACGCGAGCTCAAGAACGAGAAGCTGCCGTGGAAGCGCCAGTTCACCAGCACCGAGGGCTCGCTGCTGCTGACCGTCAGCGCGACCCGCTCCAACGGTGACAACGAGGACCTCGGCTGCCGCATCACGGTCGACGGCCGGGAGGCCGCGGCCGAGGACGGCAGCATCATCGGCGCCTTCTGCATCGGGACGATCTTCAACTAG
- a CDS encoding ABC transporter permease, which translates to MTSAYWAVDNSLAMIGRSLRISARNVEALLMAVMLPIMLMLIFVYIFGGAINSGTAYVNYVVPGIIILCAGFGASTTAVSVTHDMVGGIIDRIRSMPVVSSAVLTGHVVASVVRNLVAMAIVIGVGLLIGWRPAAGVGGWLAATGFLALFMLSISWLAACLGLLVRSVDAAGGATFAITFLPYVSSAFVPVDTLPTWLRGVAEHQPITPIVETTRGLLMGTPIGSSWWIALLWFGGITVVAFTWAAVLFRRRTS; encoded by the coding sequence ATGACCAGCGCCTACTGGGCGGTCGACAACTCGCTCGCGATGATCGGCCGCAGCCTGCGCATCTCGGCCCGCAACGTCGAGGCGCTGCTGATGGCGGTCATGCTGCCGATCATGCTGATGCTGATCTTCGTCTACATCTTCGGCGGCGCGATCAACTCCGGCACCGCGTACGTCAACTACGTGGTGCCCGGGATCATCATCCTGTGCGCCGGGTTCGGGGCGTCGACGACCGCGGTCAGCGTCACCCACGACATGGTCGGCGGCATCATCGACCGGATCCGCTCGATGCCGGTGGTCAGCTCGGCCGTGCTGACCGGGCACGTGGTCGCCAGCGTCGTCCGCAACCTGGTGGCGATGGCCATCGTGATCGGCGTCGGCCTGCTGATCGGCTGGCGCCCGGCGGCGGGGGTCGGCGGCTGGCTGGCCGCGACCGGGTTCCTGGCGCTGTTCATGCTGTCGATCTCGTGGCTCGCGGCCTGCCTCGGTCTGCTGGTGCGCAGCGTGGACGCCGCCGGGGGAGCGACGTTCGCGATCACCTTCCTGCCGTACGTCAGCAGCGCCTTCGTGCCCGTCGACACCCTGCCGACGTGGCTGCGCGGCGTCGCCGAGCACCAACCGATCACGCCGATCGTGGAGACGACCCGCGGCCTGCTGATGGGCACGCCGATCGGGTCGTCGTGGTGGATCGCGCTGCTCTGGTTCGGCGGCATCACCGTGGTCGCGTTCACCTGGGCCGCGGTGCTGTTCCGCCGGCGTACGTCCTAG
- a CDS encoding ATP-binding cassette domain-containing protein has protein sequence MDAIRVHGIEKSYGSQRVLSGIDLTVPAGSVFGLLGPNGAGKTTLVKILATLVPPDAGTASVAGHDVVSSAFEVCQKISLTGQYAAVDELQTGRENLAMVGRLRRLGRSASRRRAVELLERFDLADAGGKLVKTYSGGMRRRLDLAMSLVTSPPVIFLDEPTTGLDPRSRQQMWSFVRELADGGSTIFLTTQYLEEADQLADRIMLIDHGVAVAEGTAAALKVQIGGERVELEFASAADCAQALADLGEAVAASSAQSVTVATTGTAMEVRDLLDRMAKLGVTVDKVAIHRPTLDDVFFALTGGNPR, from the coding sequence GTGGACGCGATCAGGGTCCATGGAATCGAGAAGTCGTACGGGAGTCAGCGGGTGCTCTCCGGCATCGACCTCACCGTGCCGGCGGGCTCGGTGTTCGGGCTGCTCGGCCCCAACGGGGCGGGTAAGACGACGTTGGTGAAGATCCTTGCGACGCTGGTTCCGCCAGATGCCGGCACCGCGTCGGTGGCGGGGCACGACGTCGTGTCGTCGGCGTTCGAGGTGTGCCAGAAGATCAGTCTGACGGGCCAGTACGCGGCCGTCGACGAGCTGCAGACCGGCCGGGAGAACCTGGCGATGGTGGGGCGCCTGCGGCGGCTCGGCCGGTCGGCGTCCCGGCGGCGGGCGGTCGAGCTGCTGGAGCGGTTCGACCTGGCCGACGCCGGCGGGAAGCTGGTCAAGACCTATTCGGGGGGCATGCGGCGCCGGCTCGACCTGGCGATGAGCCTGGTCACCTCGCCGCCGGTGATCTTCCTCGACGAGCCGACCACGGGCCTCGACCCGCGCAGCCGGCAGCAGATGTGGTCGTTCGTGCGGGAGCTGGCCGACGGGGGGTCGACCATCTTCCTGACGACGCAATACCTCGAGGAGGCCGACCAGCTCGCCGACCGGATCATGCTCATCGACCACGGCGTCGCGGTGGCGGAAGGGACCGCCGCGGCGCTCAAGGTCCAGATCGGCGGAGAGCGGGTGGAGCTGGAGTTCGCCTCGGCCGCCGACTGCGCCCAAGCGCTGGCCGATCTCGGTGAGGCGGTGGCGGCGTCGAGCGCGCAATCGGTGACAGTCGCGACCACCGGCACCGCCATGGAGGTGCGGGACCTGCTCGACCGCATGGCCAAGCTCGGCGTCACCGTCGACAAGGTCGCCATCCACCGGCCCACGCTCGACGACGTCTTCTTCGCCCTGACCGGAGGTAACCCGCGATGA
- a CDS encoding TetR/AcrR family transcriptional regulator has product MPELPPGVDVLWGRREPAKRGPRPNLSVEQIVDAAIDIASTEGLGPLSMNRVAEKLGKSAMSLYRYVRSKDELLQLMTDVSALKAAPPEPDESLGWRPNLERWAYALVGLYRSHNWVLHVPLGPTPPIGPGQLTWLDRALACLRRTQLPAEVQIGVVMLLLTFIRGQVRMTQEINLEAVDLGSGQPTYGEMVRMVVDKERLPDLARLVDDGVFDGPDTGITEQEFDLEVQFGFMMIFDGIERLIAAHEEEQ; this is encoded by the coding sequence ATGCCCGAACTGCCACCCGGCGTCGACGTGCTGTGGGGACGCCGCGAGCCCGCCAAGCGCGGCCCGCGCCCCAACCTGAGCGTCGAGCAGATCGTCGACGCCGCCATCGACATCGCCTCGACCGAAGGGCTCGGCCCGCTGTCGATGAACAGGGTGGCCGAGAAGCTGGGCAAGTCGGCGATGTCGCTCTACCGCTACGTCCGCAGCAAGGACGAGCTCCTGCAGCTGATGACCGACGTCAGCGCGCTCAAGGCGGCGCCGCCCGAGCCCGACGAGTCGCTGGGCTGGCGACCCAACCTCGAGCGCTGGGCGTACGCCCTGGTCGGGCTCTATCGCAGCCACAACTGGGTGCTGCACGTGCCGCTCGGTCCCACGCCGCCGATCGGCCCCGGGCAGCTCACCTGGCTCGACCGCGCGCTGGCCTGCCTGCGCCGGACGCAGCTTCCGGCCGAGGTCCAGATCGGCGTGGTGATGTTGCTGCTCACGTTCATCCGCGGTCAGGTTCGGATGACCCAGGAGATCAACCTGGAGGCCGTCGACCTCGGGTCCGGTCAGCCCACCTACGGCGAGATGGTCCGCATGGTGGTCGACAAGGAGCGCCTGCCTGACCTGGCCCGACTGGTCGACGACGGCGTCTTCGACGGTCCCGACACGGGAATCACCGAGCAGGAGTTCGACCTGGAGGTGCAGTTCGGCTTCATGATGATTTTCGACGGCATCGAACGCCTGATCGCGGCCCACGAGGAGGAACAGTGA
- a CDS encoding pyridoxal phosphate-dependent aminotransferase, with translation MRPFGTTIFAEMSALAVRTGAVNLGQGFPDTDGPQEMLDAAAAAIHDGRNQYPPGPGIPELRAAISAHQRRFWGLDYDPDGEVLVTAGATEAVAATILALCEPGDEVVCFEPYYDSYAASIALAGAVRRPVTLRPGADGRYAVDPDELRGAFGPRTRLVLLNSPHNPTGKVFTRAELDLVAELCQAHDVYAVTDEVYEHLVFDDAATPHVPLATLPGMRERTLRISSAGKTFSCTGWKIGWASGPRALVSAALRVKQFLTFVNGSPFQPAVALALGLPDAYFDGFRAGLQTQRDLLVSGLRDAGFGVLVPEGTYFVTADITPLGGTDGVEFCRSLPERSGVVAVPTQVFYDHEDAGRRLVRFAFCKRPAVLNEAVARLRKN, from the coding sequence ATGCGCCCGTTCGGCACCACGATCTTCGCCGAGATGTCGGCGCTCGCCGTGCGCACCGGCGCGGTCAACCTGGGCCAGGGCTTCCCGGACACCGACGGTCCACAGGAGATGCTCGACGCGGCCGCGGCGGCCATCCACGATGGACGCAACCAGTACCCGCCCGGGCCGGGCATCCCCGAGCTGCGGGCCGCGATCAGCGCCCACCAGCGGCGGTTCTGGGGGCTCGACTACGACCCCGACGGCGAGGTGCTGGTCACCGCGGGGGCGACCGAAGCGGTGGCCGCGACGATCCTGGCGCTCTGCGAGCCCGGCGACGAGGTGGTCTGCTTCGAGCCCTACTACGACTCCTACGCGGCCTCGATCGCGTTGGCCGGGGCCGTGCGCCGGCCTGTGACGCTGCGCCCGGGCGCCGACGGCCGCTACGCCGTCGACCCCGACGAGCTGCGCGGCGCGTTCGGTCCGCGTACGCGGCTGGTGTTGCTGAACTCCCCGCACAACCCGACCGGCAAGGTCTTCACGCGGGCCGAGCTCGACCTGGTCGCGGAGCTGTGCCAGGCGCACGACGTCTACGCGGTGACCGACGAGGTCTACGAGCACCTCGTGTTCGACGACGCCGCCACCCCGCACGTGCCGCTGGCCACGCTGCCCGGCATGCGCGAGCGCACGCTGCGCATCTCGTCGGCGGGCAAGACGTTCTCCTGCACCGGCTGGAAGATCGGCTGGGCCAGCGGCCCGCGCGCGCTCGTGTCGGCGGCCCTGCGGGTCAAGCAGTTCCTGACGTTCGTCAACGGCTCGCCGTTCCAGCCGGCGGTGGCGCTCGCCCTGGGCCTGCCGGACGCCTACTTCGACGGTTTCCGCGCCGGGCTGCAGACCCAGCGGGACCTGCTGGTGTCGGGTCTGCGCGACGCCGGGTTCGGCGTGCTCGTGCCCGAGGGCACCTACTTCGTCACCGCCGACATCACGCCGCTGGGCGGCACCGACGGGGTCGAGTTCTGCCGCTCGCTTCCCGAGCGGTCGGGCGTGGTCGCGGTGCCGACGCAGGTGTTCTACGACCACGAGGACGCCGGCCGCCGCCTGGTGCGGTTCGCCTTCTGCAAGCGGCCGGCAGTGCTCAACGAGGCGGTGGCTCGCCTCAGGAAGAACTAG
- the glmM gene encoding phosphoglucosamine mutase, which produces MGRLFGTDGVRGKANADLTPELALAVAVAAARTLAEVDRSHPPLAVVGRDPRASGEMLEAATVAGLTSAGANVLRVGVLPTPAVAYLVGETKADFGVMLSASHNPMPDNGIKIFAAGGHKLPDDIEHRIEAAIEAGTAGWSRPTGAAVGRVHDLLDGADHYVQHLVGSVTQPLAGLKVVVDCANGAAADIAPVVYREAGAEVIAIHAEPDGVNINDGCGSTHLDTVREAVLANGADLGIAVDGDADRCLAVTATGDEVDGDQIMAILALAMREAGTLTSDTFVTTVMSNLGLKIAMKNEGIALVETKVGDRYVLDELRASGLALGGEQSGHIIMPAYATTGDGVLAGLHLMARMAATGKPLGELASVVTKLPQVLINVPVGDRKEGAEAPAVRDAAAAAEAELGDTGRVLLRPSGTEPLVRVMVEAATAETAQDVAERLAAAVRTASPSSS; this is translated from the coding sequence ATGGGCCGTCTCTTCGGCACCGACGGGGTACGCGGGAAGGCGAACGCCGACCTCACCCCCGAGCTCGCGCTGGCCGTGGCGGTCGCGGCCGCCCGTACGCTCGCCGAAGTCGACCGGTCCCACCCTCCGCTGGCCGTCGTCGGCCGTGACCCCCGGGCGTCGGGCGAGATGCTCGAGGCGGCCACCGTCGCGGGCCTGACCAGCGCCGGCGCCAACGTGCTGCGGGTCGGCGTGCTGCCGACGCCGGCGGTGGCCTACCTGGTCGGCGAGACCAAGGCCGATTTCGGCGTCATGCTCTCGGCCTCGCACAACCCGATGCCCGACAACGGCATCAAGATCTTCGCCGCCGGCGGCCACAAGCTGCCCGACGACATCGAGCACCGCATCGAGGCCGCCATCGAGGCGGGCACCGCGGGCTGGAGCCGCCCGACCGGCGCCGCCGTCGGCCGGGTGCACGACCTGCTCGACGGGGCCGACCACTACGTGCAGCACCTGGTCGGCTCGGTCACCCAGCCGCTGGCCGGCCTCAAGGTCGTCGTCGACTGCGCCAACGGCGCGGCCGCCGACATCGCCCCGGTGGTCTACCGGGAGGCCGGCGCCGAGGTGATCGCCATCCACGCCGAGCCCGACGGCGTCAACATCAACGACGGCTGCGGCTCGACCCACCTCGACACGGTCCGCGAGGCCGTGCTGGCCAACGGCGCCGACCTCGGTATCGCGGTCGACGGCGACGCCGACCGCTGCCTCGCGGTCACGGCCACGGGCGACGAGGTCGACGGCGACCAGATCATGGCGATCCTCGCGCTGGCGATGCGCGAGGCCGGCACGCTGACCAGCGACACGTTCGTCACGACGGTGATGAGCAACCTCGGCCTCAAGATCGCCATGAAGAACGAGGGCATCGCGCTGGTCGAGACCAAGGTCGGCGACCGCTACGTGCTCGACGAGCTGCGCGCCTCGGGCCTGGCCCTGGGCGGGGAGCAGAGCGGGCACATCATCATGCCCGCGTACGCGACCACGGGCGACGGCGTGCTCGCCGGCCTGCACCTGATGGCCCGGATGGCCGCGACCGGCAAGCCGCTGGGCGAGCTCGCGTCGGTGGTCACCAAGCTGCCCCAGGTGCTGATCAACGTCCCGGTCGGCGACCGCAAGGAGGGCGCCGAGGCGCCGGCGGTACGCGACGCGGCCGCGGCGGCCGAGGCCGAGCTCGGCGACACCGGCCGGGTGCTGCTGCGCCCCTCGGGCACCGAGCCGCTCGTGCGGGTCATGGTCGAGGCCGCGACCGCCGAGACCGCCCAGGACGTCGCGGAACGGCTCGCCGCCGCCGTGCGTACCGCGTCGCCTAGTTCTTCCTGA
- the rpsI gene encoding 30S ribosomal protein S9: protein MTDVSAPTPAAVAEAPTATATAPAPAPATRAPRGDRPIQTVGRRKEAIVRVRIVPGSGKITCNGRELEEYFPSKVHQQLIREPLVTAEKAEAFDVIANLRGGGITGQAGALRLAIARALIANDSDDRPALKKAGFLTRDARVKESKKYGLKKARKAPQYSKR from the coding sequence ATGACCGATGTCAGCGCTCCCACCCCGGCCGCCGTCGCCGAGGCCCCCACCGCGACCGCCACCGCTCCGGCGCCCGCTCCCGCGACCCGCGCCCCGCGCGGTGACCGCCCGATCCAGACCGTCGGCCGGCGCAAGGAAGCCATCGTCCGGGTCCGCATCGTGCCGGGCTCCGGCAAGATCACCTGCAACGGCCGTGAGCTCGAGGAGTACTTCCCGAGCAAGGTCCACCAGCAGCTGATCCGCGAGCCGCTGGTGACCGCCGAGAAGGCCGAGGCCTTCGACGTCATCGCCAACCTGCGCGGCGGCGGCATCACCGGCCAGGCCGGCGCGCTGCGCCTCGCGATCGCCCGCGCGCTGATCGCCAACGACAGCGACGACCGCCCGGCGCTCAAGAAGGCCGGCTTCCTCACCCGTGACGCCCGCGTCAAGGAGAGCAAGAAGTACGGTCTCAAGAAGGCCCGTAAGGCCCCGCAGTACTCCAAGCGTTGA
- the rplM gene encoding 50S ribosomal protein L13, producing MRTYSPKPGEIERQWHIIDASDVVLGRLATHAATLLRGKHKPTFAPHVDTGDFVVIVNAGKVALTGNKRQTKVAYRHSGYPGGLKQVGYEELLSKRPEHAIELAVKGMLPHNKLGRQLIKKLKVYAGAEHPHAAQQPVPFEIKQIAQ from the coding sequence GTGCGTACGTACAGCCCGAAGCCGGGTGAGATCGAGCGTCAGTGGCACATCATCGACGCGTCTGACGTCGTGCTGGGCCGGTTGGCCACCCACGCGGCCACGCTGCTGCGCGGCAAGCACAAGCCGACCTTCGCCCCCCACGTCGACACGGGCGACTTCGTCGTGATCGTCAACGCTGGCAAGGTCGCGCTGACCGGCAACAAGCGGCAGACCAAGGTCGCCTACCGCCACTCCGGCTACCCGGGCGGTCTCAAGCAGGTCGGCTACGAGGAGCTGCTGTCCAAGCGCCCCGAGCACGCGATCGAGCTTGCCGTCAAGGGCATGCTTCCCCACAACAAGCTTGGCCGTCAGCTCATCAAGAAGCTGAAGGTCTACGCCGGCGCCGAGCACCCGCACGCCGCGCAGCAGCCGGTGCCGTTCGAGATCAAGCAGATCGCGCAGTGA
- a CDS encoding uroporphyrinogen-III synthase, producing MSAELTGFTVGVTADRNGDTLATLLERRGARVVLAPALRIVPLADDTELRAATRACLDRPPDIVVANTSIGMRGWLEAADGWGLAEPLRGVLAQAYLVTRDPRVRGGPDHGVPVEESYAEVIDHLRHRGVRGQVVAMQLPGERQPEWTAALEAAGATVIEIPVYRWAPPLDPAPLDRMVDLIAGRLVDAVTFTSAPAVHALLRAAGPSGPDVLAAFRDGVLAACVGPVTAAPLRAHGVPVVAPGRARVGALVRTIIKELPPRAVSVRVGGHDLTLRGHAAVVDGALKPLAPGPMAVLRALAAEPGRVFSRAALLRTLPRGADEHAVEMAVARLRAGLGIPKVVQTVVKRGYRLAVE from the coding sequence GTGTCGGCCGAACTGACGGGTTTCACAGTCGGCGTCACCGCTGACCGCAACGGGGACACCCTGGCCACGCTGCTCGAGCGGCGCGGCGCCCGGGTGGTGCTGGCGCCCGCCCTGCGGATCGTCCCGCTCGCCGACGACACGGAGCTCCGGGCCGCGACCCGGGCCTGCCTCGACCGCCCGCCCGACATCGTCGTGGCCAACACCTCGATCGGCATGCGCGGCTGGCTGGAGGCCGCCGACGGTTGGGGCCTGGCCGAACCCCTGCGCGGCGTGCTCGCCCAGGCCTATCTCGTCACCCGGGACCCACGGGTACGCGGCGGCCCCGACCACGGCGTACCCGTGGAGGAGAGCTACGCCGAGGTGATCGACCACCTGCGCCACCGCGGCGTACGCGGTCAGGTGGTGGCCATGCAGTTGCCCGGTGAGCGCCAGCCGGAGTGGACCGCGGCGCTCGAGGCGGCCGGGGCCACGGTGATCGAGATACCGGTCTACCGCTGGGCGCCCCCGCTCGACCCCGCCCCGTTGGACCGGATGGTCGACCTGATCGCCGGCCGCCTGGTCGACGCGGTCACCTTCACCTCCGCCCCCGCGGTCCACGCGCTGCTCCGTGCGGCCGGACCGAGCGGCCCCGACGTGCTGGCCGCCTTCCGCGACGGCGTCCTCGCCGCCTGCGTCGGCCCGGTCACCGCGGCCCCGCTGCGTGCGCACGGCGTGCCGGTCGTCGCGCCCGGCCGCGCCCGGGTCGGCGCCCTGGTCCGCACGATCATCAAGGAGCTGCCACCCCGCGCGGTCAGCGTGCGGGTCGGCGGGCACGACCTCACCCTGCGGGGGCACGCCGCGGTGGTCGACGGCGCCCTGAAGCCGCTGGCGCCCGGGCCGATGGCGGTGCTCCGGGCGCTGGCCGCGGAGCCGGGCCGGGTGTTCTCCCGGGCTGCCCTGCTGCGTACGCTGCCGAGGGGCGCCGACGAGCACGCGGTCGAGATGGCGGTGGCCCGGCTGCGGGCCGGACTGGGCATCCCCAAAGTGGTGCAGACGGTGGTGAAACGCGGCTACCGGCTCGCGGTAGAATGA
- a CDS encoding DUF6364 family protein produces MTAKVTLSFSDETIEEARRFAAREGMSLSAWMDQAAREKAVRELFTAHAAAVGRAGAGADVGFDEAAALADEEEIAMVDEALFGGDGRAA; encoded by the coding sequence ATGACCGCAAAGGTGACCCTGTCGTTCTCCGACGAGACGATCGAGGAGGCGCGCCGGTTCGCCGCGCGCGAGGGGATGTCCCTGTCCGCGTGGATGGACCAGGCGGCGCGGGAGAAGGCGGTGCGTGAGCTGTTCACCGCGCACGCCGCCGCGGTCGGCCGGGCCGGGGCCGGCGCCGACGTCGGCTTCGACGAGGCCGCCGCGCTGGCCGACGAAGAGGAGATCGCGATGGTCGACGAGGCCCTCTTCGGAGGCGACGGGCGTGCCGCGTAG
- a CDS encoding type II toxin-antitoxin system PemK/MazF family toxin, with translation MPRRGEIWRINGARERLGLVISSDLYNSTDVPIVIVAEVVDSDLLRDSPLAVPMGSYVVMPDRLSSPMKKWFEEVVDVADSDTMFRVSRALRILQNL, from the coding sequence GTGCCGCGTAGGGGCGAGATCTGGCGCATCAACGGCGCCCGTGAACGCCTCGGCCTGGTGATCAGCTCCGACCTCTACAACAGCACCGACGTGCCCATCGTGATCGTGGCCGAGGTGGTCGACTCCGACCTGCTGCGGGACTCGCCGCTGGCCGTACCCATGGGCTCCTATGTGGTCATGCCCGACCGGCTCTCGTCGCCGATGAAGAAGTGGTTCGAAGAAGTGGTCGACGTCGCCGACAGCGACACGATGTTCCGGGTCTCGCGGGCGCTGCGGATACTCCAGAACCTCTGA